From the Clostridium sp. Marseille-P299 genome, one window contains:
- a CDS encoding GNAT family N-acetyltransferase translates to MIFRDYVKEDEEGWIRCRVISFLDCSYFDDIKKEKETYENPSISLVAEENGVIVGFIDVEYETSTGDVCYIKGDIGATIWHLGVLPEYRNKGVARQLFEIVRDRLIQNGIKRIEVWTQDDEMSNQWYKNQGFELKEAYLNAFIRGTGRDDIIKKFINLENIGDIYGVRSFNFEAPIERKEELIPVCYRLHEVRVYELML, encoded by the coding sequence ATGATATTTAGAGATTATGTAAAAGAGGATGAAGAAGGTTGGATAAGATGTAGAGTTATATCATTTTTAGATTGTTCATATTTTGATGATATTAAAAAAGAAAAAGAAACTTATGAAAATCCTTCAATCAGTTTAGTTGCAGAAGAAAATGGTGTAATCGTTGGATTCATTGATGTAGAGTATGAGACATCTACAGGAGATGTATGCTATATTAAAGGTGACATAGGTGCTACTATATGGCATTTGGGTGTTTTGCCAGAGTATAGGAATAAAGGAGTTGCAAGACAACTATTTGAAATTGTGAGGGATAGATTAATTCAAAATGGAATCAAACGTATTGAAGTATGGACACAAGATGATGAAATGTCCAACCAGTGGTATAAGAATCAAGGCTTTGAGCTTAAAGAGGCTTATCTTAATGCTTTTATTCGTGGAACCGGTAGAGACGATATTATTAAAAAGTTTATTAATCTAGAAAACATAGGAGATATATATGGCGTTCGAAGCTTTAATTTTGAAGCTCCTATTGAACGAAAAGAGGAATTGATACCAGTTTGCTATCGTTTACACGAAGTAAGAGTGTATGAATTGATGTTATAG
- a CDS encoding DUF2200 domain-containing protein, with protein MEKHRIFTTSVASVYPYYVAKAEKKGRTKEEVNEIICWLTGYTQEELDDQLEKHVDFEMFFLEAPKLNPSRFLIKGVVCGVRVEEIEDPLMREIRYLDKLIDELAKGKKMDKILRS; from the coding sequence ATGGAAAAACATCGAATATTTACAACTAGTGTTGCAAGCGTATATCCTTATTATGTTGCTAAGGCTGAGAAGAAAGGCCGTACCAAAGAAGAGGTAAATGAAATTATATGCTGGCTCACTGGATATACTCAGGAAGAATTAGATGACCAACTAGAAAAGCATGTTGATTTTGAAATGTTTTTTCTAGAAGCTCCGAAATTAAACCCATCAAGATTCCTGATTAAAGGCGTTGTCTGTGGGGTACGAGTGGAAGAGATTGAAGATCCATTGATGCGTGAAATACGGTATTTGGACAAATTAATAGATGAATTAGCAAAAGGCAAGAAGATGGATAAAATTTTGCGTAGTTAA
- a CDS encoding MATE family efflux transporter, with translation MDKNILQKFVKYVSLNILGMIGLSCYILADTFFVSKALGATGVAALNFSISIYSVINGTGLMIGIGGATRYSILKSQNDDKKANAVFSSSVMLGILLGIIFAIIGIFGSKPLAMILGADSVTLPLTKTYLTTILCFAPFFIMNNILLAFVRNDNDPKLSMIAMLTGSLSNVFLDYMFIFPLGMGMFGAAFATGLAPIISIGVLSIHFIKGKNNFAFIKSKLRWRSTCDIFSLGLSAFITEVSSAVVLITFNLVIIGLKGNLGVASYGIVANIALVGVAIFTGIAQGIQPLVSHGYGMANHDELKKVMKYALITSLGIASLIYITVFYKADDIVGIFNSENNIEIAQIAKTGLQIYFLGFFFAGINIIMATYFSATERARDAFLISIARGCIIIVPLVLILSTILKMTGIWLAFVFTECVVTIITMIIVKSNKFK, from the coding sequence ATGGATAAAAATATTTTACAAAAGTTTGTCAAGTATGTAAGTTTGAATATTCTTGGAATGATAGGACTTTCTTGTTACATCCTTGCGGATACCTTTTTTGTATCAAAAGCCTTAGGAGCAACGGGGGTAGCAGCACTTAATTTTTCTATATCGATTTATAGTGTGATTAATGGTACTGGTTTAATGATAGGAATTGGTGGTGCTACTAGATACAGTATATTAAAATCTCAAAATGATGATAAGAAAGCAAATGCAGTATTTTCTTCTAGTGTTATGTTAGGAATTCTTTTGGGGATTATATTTGCAATCATCGGAATATTTGGTTCAAAACCTTTGGCAATGATATTAGGAGCTGATAGCGTTACCTTACCATTAACGAAAACATACTTAACAACAATACTTTGTTTTGCGCCATTTTTTATTATGAATAATATTCTACTTGCGTTTGTTCGTAATGATAATGATCCGAAGTTATCTATGATAGCAATGTTGACTGGTAGTCTTTCGAACGTTTTTTTGGATTATATGTTCATATTTCCGCTTGGTATGGGTATGTTTGGAGCGGCTTTTGCAACTGGACTCGCTCCAATTATAAGTATTGGCGTACTGTCTATTCATTTTATAAAAGGTAAAAATAATTTTGCATTTATAAAAAGTAAATTACGTTGGCGTTCTACTTGCGATATATTTAGTCTAGGATTATCTGCTTTTATTACAGAGGTTTCTTCTGCTGTTGTTTTAATAACATTTAATTTAGTGATTATTGGGCTGAAAGGTAATTTAGGTGTTGCTTCTTATGGAATTGTTGCTAATATAGCACTGGTTGGAGTTGCAATATTTACTGGAATTGCGCAAGGGATACAACCTCTCGTTAGTCATGGATATGGTATGGCAAATCATGATGAATTAAAAAAAGTAATGAAGTATGCATTAATTACTTCACTTGGTATAGCATCACTTATATACATAACTGTTTTTTATAAAGCCGATGATATCGTTGGCATTTTTAATAGTGAGAACAATATAGAAATAGCACAGATTGCGAAAACGGGTCTGCAAATTTATTTCTTAGGTTTTTTCTTTGCTGGTATCAATATTATTATGGCGACGTATTTTAGTGCAACAGAGAGAGCAAGGGATGCCTTTCTCATCTCCATTGCGCGGGGATGTATTATAATAGTACCTTTGGTTCTTATATTAAGTACTATATTGAAAATGACAGGTATTTGGTTAGCTTTTGTTTTTACTGAATGTGTAGTTACTATAATTACAATGATTATTGTAAAATCAAATAAATTTAAATAG
- a CDS encoding MerR family transcriptional regulator, with product MSYKTLKYYCKEGLIPNVYGDAQNRRVYNEKDIVVARLLSRCAFWKNQIL from the coding sequence TTGTCCTACAAAACATTAAAGTATTATTGCAAGGAAGGTTTGATTCCAAATGTATACGGAGATGCTCAGAATCGACGAGTCTATAATGAAAAAGATATAGTGGTAGCAAGGCTTTTATCAAGATGTGCTTTCTGGAAAAACCAAATACTTTAG
- a CDS encoding LysR family transcriptional regulator, with product MFELNQLEQLITIAEAGTVSKAAELLHLSQPALSRSIQRLEEELQVSLFDRQKNKITLNANGELALEYARKILSEAASMSERLQTFERSQHTLSLGSCAPAPLWRLTPTLSRLYPDMTIQSEIKTFEQLTSGLLNGTYQIIITTKPSDHPDILSFQYLEEHLYVALPPAHPLAVYKNLSLRDLNGQSMLILSKIGFWYDICKAKMPDSLFLVQEDIQVLDELRRSSALPSFSTNLANLDTNKNGNRVLIPLTDSEVNVTFYCHIKNSDSQRLERFVSAIENS from the coding sequence ATGTTTGAACTAAATCAATTAGAACAATTAATAACGATTGCTGAAGCTGGAACTGTATCAAAAGCCGCTGAGCTTCTTCATCTTTCTCAGCCTGCTTTAAGTCGATCTATACAACGATTGGAAGAAGAACTACAAGTATCGCTTTTTGATCGTCAGAAAAATAAAATAACATTGAATGCAAACGGAGAGCTTGCTCTGGAATATGCAAGAAAAATACTTAGTGAAGCAGCTTCTATGTCTGAAAGACTCCAAACTTTCGAGCGAAGTCAACATACCTTAAGCCTTGGTTCCTGTGCACCGGCTCCATTGTGGCGTCTTACCCCCACACTTTCAAGACTATATCCCGATATGACCATTCAATCTGAGATAAAAACTTTTGAGCAATTAACATCCGGCCTGTTAAATGGAACTTATCAAATCATTATCACCACGAAACCATCGGATCATCCAGATATTCTTTCTTTCCAATACCTAGAGGAACATCTTTACGTTGCCCTTCCACCTGCGCATCCCCTTGCAGTATATAAGAACCTTTCATTGCGGGATTTGAATGGTCAGAGTATGCTTATTTTATCTAAAATTGGTTTCTGGTATGATATTTGCAAAGCAAAAATGCCCGATTCCCTATTCCTTGTTCAGGAAGATATACAGGTATTGGATGAACTTCGAAGATCATCCGCCTTGCCTTCATTTTCAACAAATCTTGCTAATCTCGATACAAATAAGAATGGGAATCGTGTTTTAATTCCGCTTACCGATTCAGAAGTGAATGTGACGTTTTATTGCCACATAAAGAATTCAGATTCACAACGCCTAGAACGTTTTGTCTCTGCTATAGAAAATAGTTAG
- a CDS encoding aldo/keto reductase, producing the protein MQNIILNNGESMPLLGFGTFQITDAELCKQCVTEAIESGYRLFDTAASYGNEEAIGEAISKAISNGIVAREELCLATKVWIQDTGYEATMQAFQLSLKKMRLDYLDLYLIHHPFGDYYGSWRAMEDLVRDGRIKSIGVCNFASDRLVDLCFHSQIKPAVNQIEIHPFLCQKSELNIMKEYDVQPMAWGPLSEGQHNIFKHPVLAKVAEKYGKTESQIVLRWHMQRGIIAIPKTVHKKRMIENMDIWDFELNNRDIQTIEKLDIGHSEIIDHRSAYTAKWLNEWNIH; encoded by the coding sequence ATGCAGAACATCATACTAAATAATGGAGAGTCTATGCCACTCTTGGGATTTGGAACATTTCAGATTACAGATGCGGAACTTTGCAAACAGTGTGTAACGGAAGCGATAGAGTCAGGGTATCGATTATTTGATACGGCGGCATCTTATGGAAATGAAGAGGCAATTGGAGAAGCAATAAGTAAAGCCATTAGCAATGGAATCGTGGCAAGAGAAGAACTTTGTCTGGCAACAAAAGTCTGGATTCAGGATACAGGGTATGAGGCAACGATGCAGGCATTCCAGTTATCTTTAAAAAAAATGAGACTGGATTATCTGGACCTGTATTTAATTCATCATCCATTTGGAGATTATTATGGTTCATGGAGAGCAATGGAAGATTTGGTGAGAGATGGCAGGATCAAATCTATAGGCGTATGCAATTTTGCTTCAGACAGGTTGGTTGATTTATGCTTTCATAGTCAGATAAAGCCGGCTGTCAATCAAATTGAAATTCATCCATTCCTTTGTCAGAAATCTGAGCTAAATATCATGAAGGAATATGATGTACAGCCAATGGCCTGGGGACCTTTGTCAGAAGGACAGCACAATATATTTAAGCACCCAGTATTAGCAAAAGTTGCAGAGAAATATGGAAAAACAGAATCGCAAATTGTACTTCGGTGGCATATGCAAAGAGGTATCATTGCTATTCCAAAGACTGTCCATAAAAAGCGAATGATTGAGAATATGGATATTTGGGACTTTGAATTAAATAACAGGGACATCCAGACGATTGAAAAGCTTGATATTGGACATAGTGAGATTATTGATCATAGGAGTGCCTATACAGCAAAGTGGCTGAATGAGTGGAACATCCACTAG
- a CDS encoding aldo/keto reductase, with protein sequence MEIVTLNNGVKMPKEGFGVFQVPDPAQCEQSVVDAIESGYRLIDTAAAYFNEEAVGAAIKRCGVPREELFITTKLWVQDASYEGAKAAIQTSLDKLGLDYIDLYLIHQPLGDYYGAYRAMEEAYKAGTLKAIGVCNFYPERLTDLCLTAEVIPAVNQVELHPFFQQENALKVMKEFGVQPEAWGPFAEGNHGIFTDPVLTEIGNKYGKSAAQVALRWNTQRGVVVIPKSVHKDRMEQNIDIWDFELSQEDMDKIAKMDIGHSEIVDHSSPDFVKYLHSAKIHE encoded by the coding sequence ATGGAAATTGTAACATTAAACAATGGAGTAAAAATGCCAAAAGAAGGATTTGGGGTATTTCAAGTACCAGATCCAGCACAGTGTGAACAGTCAGTAGTAGACGCAATTGAATCAGGTTACAGACTGATCGACACAGCAGCAGCTTATTTTAATGAGGAAGCAGTTGGAGCAGCGATTAAAAGATGTGGAGTTCCAAGAGAAGAACTATTTATTACAACAAAGCTATGGGTTCAGGATGCAAGCTATGAAGGTGCAAAAGCAGCAATTCAAACTTCCCTTGACAAGCTAGGACTGGATTACATTGACTTATACCTGATTCATCAGCCACTTGGCGATTACTATGGTGCATACCGTGCAATGGAAGAAGCATACAAAGCAGGCACCTTAAAGGCAATCGGTGTATGTAATTTCTATCCTGAAAGACTGACAGACCTTTGCCTTACAGCAGAAGTAATACCAGCTGTAAATCAGGTAGAGCTTCATCCATTCTTCCAGCAGGAAAATGCACTTAAGGTAATGAAAGAATTTGGTGTTCAGCCAGAAGCATGGGGACCATTTGCAGAAGGAAATCATGGAATATTTACAGATCCAGTACTCACTGAGATTGGAAATAAGTATGGAAAATCTGCGGCTCAGGTTGCACTTCGCTGGAATACACAAAGAGGTGTTGTTGTTATTCCAAAATCCGTACACAAAGATCGTATGGAACAGAACATTGATATCTGGGATTTTGAATTATCACAGGAAGACATGGATAAAATTGCAAAAATGGATATTGGACATAGTGAAATTGTAGATCACAGCAGTCCTGATTTTGTAAAATATCTTCATAGTGCAAAGATACACGAATAA
- a CDS encoding flavin reductase family protein has protein sequence MRKDFGTKTIVTPLPVLMIATYDENGTPDVMNAAWGGQCGGKHVALNLSSHKTTDNLKLKKEFTVSFATKKTMVISDYFGLESGRDTDKIAKAGVHVTKSTHVDAPMIEEYPLTLECKVIDIQELLGETRIVGEVVNMSADETILDQNGNIDIDKMEPIAFDSTSASYRVLGSIVGNAFKDGVQLK, from the coding sequence ATGAGAAAAGACTTTGGAACAAAAACTATTGTAACACCATTACCAGTATTAATGATAGCAACTTATGATGAGAATGGAACTCCAGATGTTATGAATGCAGCCTGGGGAGGGCAATGTGGTGGAAAACACGTGGCACTTAATTTATCCAGCCATAAAACAACAGATAATTTGAAACTTAAAAAGGAGTTCACTGTAAGTTTTGCAACTAAGAAAACAATGGTAATTTCGGATTATTTTGGATTGGAATCTGGAAGAGATACCGATAAGATTGCAAAAGCTGGAGTGCATGTGACAAAAAGTACACATGTAGATGCACCAATGATTGAAGAGTATCCACTTACATTGGAGTGCAAAGTAATTGATATCCAGGAACTCCTTGGAGAGACAAGAATTGTTGGTGAAGTAGTGAACATGAGTGCAGATGAAACCATTCTGGACCAGAATGGAAATATTGACATTGACAAGATGGAACCTATTGCGTTTGATTCGACTTCTGCTTCCTATAGAGTTCTTGGAAGCATTGTTGGAAATGCGTTCAAGGATGGGGTACAGTTAAAATAG
- a CDS encoding flavodoxin family protein yields the protein MSKNILVLSGSPRKGGNSDLLCDEFMRGAAKSGNQTEKIFLRNKKIGFCTSCYYCLKSDGVCAIKDDMAEILEKMYWADVIVMASPVYFYSIDAQMKTLIDRCFAQWTKIKNKELYYIMTSADDTDTVMDCTLECFRGFAVCLDGSKEMGVIYGKGLSESGTVQNTPLMQEAYEMGRNV from the coding sequence ATGAGTAAGAATATTTTAGTTTTATCAGGAAGTCCCCGAAAAGGTGGTAATTCCGATTTGCTGTGCGATGAATTTATGCGTGGTGCAGCAAAGAGCGGAAATCAGACGGAAAAGATATTTCTAAGAAATAAGAAAATAGGTTTTTGTACTTCCTGTTACTATTGTCTAAAAAGTGATGGTGTCTGTGCCATTAAGGACGATATGGCAGAAATACTTGAAAAAATGTACTGGGCAGATGTCATCGTTATGGCAAGCCCTGTTTACTTTTATTCCATTGACGCACAAATGAAAACTTTGATTGACCGCTGCTTTGCACAATGGACAAAGATTAAGAATAAAGAACTTTATTACATTATGACTTCTGCCGATGATACCGATACCGTAATGGATTGTACACTAGAATGCTTTAGAGGGTTTGCAGTTTGTTTGGATGGTTCAAAGGAAATGGGTGTTATATACGGAAAAGGTCTATCTGAATCCGGAACAGTTCAAAATACTCCGTTAATGCAGGAAGCATATGAAATGGGCAGGAATGTATGA
- a CDS encoding aldo/keto reductase, with protein sequence MKYRKLGNNLNVSAVGLGCMGMSHAYGAPADKKEMVELLSQAVDMGYTFFDTAEVYGTPDAPNENEELLGEALKPFRSKIVLATKFGIHFDMTSAEVNKPLVPDSRPEVIRASVEGSLKRLNMDHIDLYYQHRTDPQIPIEEVAGVMADLIKEGKITHWGLSEAKEDTIRRAHRVCPVTAIQNRYSMMARHYEPLFPVLEELQIGFVPFSPLANGFLTAKYDSNTKFEAGTDYRSMMPQFTPEALTKNQELLNLLYTMAEIKNATPAQISLAWMICKKPYIVPIPGTRKLDRLKENAGAAEIELSVQEIQQLDHALDNMEMSEVFGGSKIIKKSE encoded by the coding sequence ATGAAATATCGTAAATTAGGAAATAATTTAAATGTATCTGCCGTTGGACTTGGCTGTATGGGAATGAGCCATGCTTATGGTGCCCCGGCAGATAAAAAGGAAATGGTTGAATTGCTGTCACAGGCAGTAGATATGGGTTACACCTTTTTTGATACAGCAGAGGTGTATGGCACGCCTGACGCTCCAAACGAGAATGAGGAATTGCTAGGCGAGGCATTAAAACCGTTTCGTAGCAAAATCGTACTTGCTACCAAATTCGGAATTCACTTTGATATGACAAGTGCTGAGGTAAATAAACCGCTGGTGCCAGATTCCAGACCAGAAGTAATCCGGGCATCCGTAGAAGGTTCTTTAAAACGATTAAATATGGATCACATTGATCTTTATTATCAGCATCGTACTGACCCGCAAATTCCGATAGAAGAAGTTGCTGGTGTTATGGCAGATTTAATAAAGGAAGGAAAAATCACCCATTGGGGACTTTCGGAGGCGAAGGAAGATACCATTCGTCGTGCTCATAGGGTTTGTCCGGTAACAGCGATTCAAAACCGTTACTCAATGATGGCCCGTCATTACGAACCGTTGTTCCCTGTATTGGAGGAGCTTCAAATTGGTTTTGTTCCATTTAGTCCTCTTGCAAATGGATTCCTTACGGCAAAATATGACAGTAACACTAAGTTTGAAGCAGGAACGGATTACCGCAGTATGATGCCCCAGTTTACGCCAGAAGCCTTGACTAAAAATCAGGAACTATTAAACCTTTTATATACAATGGCTGAAATTAAAAATGCAACACCAGCACAGATTTCTTTAGCTTGGATGATATGTAAAAAGCCGTATATTGTACCCATCCCCGGTACAAGAAAGCTTGACAGATTAAAAGAAAATGCAGGTGCAGCAGAAATCGAGTTGTCAGTTCAGGAAATACAGCAGTTGGATCATGCACTAGACAATATGGAAATGTCCGAAGTTTTCGGGGGGTCAAAAATCATCAAAAAAAGTGAATGA
- a CDS encoding MarR family winged helix-turn-helix transcriptional regulator, translating into MNNQLDFKGIDEAHFFIGQITAFSNRLQTKGDSFFEKISWKQCFLLICIKMFEIPPTIKELSDAVGSSHQNVKQMLLKIEKAGFIKFVPDEVDKRKQRIIVTEKAEEFDKFYGEPSNLFIKQLYRNIDMDKLKITIETLMQLDENLKEM; encoded by the coding sequence ATGAATAACCAACTTGATTTTAAAGGGATTGATGAAGCACATTTTTTCATTGGCCAGATCACCGCGTTTTCCAACCGTCTCCAAACAAAAGGAGATAGTTTTTTTGAGAAAATTAGTTGGAAGCAATGTTTTTTATTAATCTGCATTAAAATGTTTGAAATACCACCAACAATAAAAGAATTATCCGATGCCGTTGGAAGTTCTCATCAAAATGTAAAGCAGATGTTATTAAAGATTGAGAAAGCAGGATTCATTAAGTTTGTTCCAGATGAAGTAGATAAACGAAAACAGAGAATCATAGTGACAGAAAAAGCGGAAGAGTTTGATAAATTCTATGGGGAACCAAGCAATCTATTTATAAAACAGCTTTATAGAAATATTGATATGGATAAATTAAAAATTACGATTGAGACCTTGATGCAATTAGATGAGAACCTAAAAGAAATGTAA